Within Dermacentor variabilis isolate Ectoservices chromosome 8, ASM5094787v1, whole genome shotgun sequence, the genomic segment AATGAACAGTGCATACAATCATTGAAATCAATCATACAAAACACAGACCAGCAAACAGCGCACGTTACAATACCCTGCTGAGATGATGCAACGTAAAGCCGTAGAGAAACGTCGTTGACGCGAGTCTGACCCCACtttacgagcgcgcgaagccgcagctaagcgccGAAATCGAGCCGAAggagccgaactgcgaaagcagcaacgcggcAATGCAAGAGGGCGCATTACCAAGTGTTCAGCAGGCtgtcgccttcacgtgttacaggagtgtaacatgctgccgtaGTTTTTTTATTCGAGCTACAGGCGTCATATGTTCAATTCTCAGAGAAATGTAGCAGGCACTGAAggttgtagagagagagagggggaaacaTTTTTCAATTGTAAAAAAAGTTGTTCTCAAGGGGGAGCCCTAGTCGAGAGCCCCACTGGCCTTAGCCGCCCGTCCAACCTGGTTCGATCAGCGAGTGCTGGTCGGCCAGGTGAGAGCTGGACAGTCGCGCCTCTCACTGCTGCAACGTGTGTTGTGCTACCGAATCTGTCTTTCAGGTGGGGTAGAAGTTTGTAACACAGGCCACCCAGACAAACCACTTACCGTATGCAAAGGTCGATTTTTCCTCAGGCTTTGTCAGTGACTGTGATTCACTTCAATCTCTGCCGGACCTGACAATCTTTCGTCGAACCTTAAACTTTGTTACTGTATAGACATTGTTCTAATTTGCATACGATAAATGACGTCGCGTAGTCGCAACGTTAAAGTAATAGTAAGACAATCAGAAGCTCCACGCGGCCGCTGCAACTTCACTGCCAATCAAAGAgtgttttcagagcgaagctctctttttttttttttttttgcctgcatttCCAGAGCTTGGCGGGAGTCGTGCGTTTCCGGTTTTCGATTTCCTGCCTGATAAGTGCGCGAGCCATGCTCCTGCAAACCGGCTTATAGAGCAATGTATGTTGACCGAAGAAGTTGTACTGACTGGCGCACCTTTGCATATTAAGTGCCATGAATTTAAGTACCAAAGTcacaatccgattatgaggcacgcccaaGTAGGGCACTCCGGAACAATTTCGACTACCTTAGTCTCTAGCGTGCTCCCAAAACAAGGAACACGAATGTTTCCGCATTCCACTCCCGTCGGATCGTCTTGGCTGGgaccgaacctgcgacctcgtgctgagcagcgcagcgTAGTGAACAGTTAGCTACCTCGCTGGACAGGCGCACCTCTGTTCTGCCTAAATCTAGCTATACATGATGACATAGAACGTGTACATGTTATATCCGGTCATAGACATCCCTAAAACACGAAAATCTATTAATAGAGCAGTGAGCGATACAAAACGACTTCTTTGATTTTTCTTACAGTTTTATGTTCTCCCACCTCATTCTTGCCTCATTCGTGCCTCGCTTTCTGTTTCACTACATCGCCGTTGACGTCTCCTGTTCTGCATCCGCCTGATCTTGTGTTTCAATTTACGCATCTTTAGCTTGTAAAAGGGAAGCGTAGACAGAGAAACATGGCGCGATATGGAAGGTGTCACTTCTTAAGCGCATAAACATCACATGACAGGGCACTTTTCGTAGGATGACACTGAACGCAGTTGTAGCATCGCGTTTAGCTCTACAGCATTTCTTTAACGGGTTGTGTAAATGTTTGCAGAACCTGAAAGATGATAATTTGTACTCTTTTCAGACGACTACGAAACCACAGTTGATCCCAAGGCCTGCCCGGGCTGGGAGGTGTGGCAGGACTGTTCTGGAAACGATTGCCGCGAGCTTAGCTGCGAAGATCCCATTCATGGCGGGGAATGCAAGGATTGCACCAGCGGCTGCTACTGCGGAGAAGGATACTTCAGGAACCCCCTCGGAAACTGCGTCAACTGGGATCACTGTCCGCGGGAATGAATGCTGTGTTCGATATCATTAAGCACCTTCACTTTTTAGCCGTCTCGACATGTCTTGTTTGCCGTGTTGTTCTCATGAGCTGCATTTTGCATGCGTGTCTAGAGAAGTTCTATTGCAAGGAAAGCTTTCTTGGTTTCTCAAGAAGAGCGAGCTCTTTTGTGACTGATATGTGACAGCTGTATGGACATTGTTCATTTTCAGAAATACATCCTTTCATTTGTGACTCAGCTCCAATCACTACCTGTATCGTCTTTTTGTTTAGAGCTCTATGTGGGAGACCTCGTCCCactctgcacccccccccccccagaagaaAAACCATAAAAATTAATAAAGAGACAGGCGAGCTTCATGCATGGAGCTCTTCGTAATTGCAATGATGTGTCCTCCCACTGAGTCGGTGTAGATAGACACTTCAGAATTTAATACCGAAGCCGACACCACCGGGAAATATCTTACAGCTTTGTCGTTACATTTGTACCAAGCGCTGTCACCCTATTCATGTGAAATCTCGACTTGTGTTTGTGATGAACAACAAGCTTTTTGAGATTTTGATTCCTCCTTCTTATAAACGACAAAAGAAACCAATGAAATGCTTGAAGCTACACTTATGGAAGATACGCTTAGCTGTATACAAGTTTTTGAGTACTTTGAGTGGCTGAAAAGGAGAAAGGTACAATTGCAATAAAAAATATGCGCCCCACGGCTATGGCCGCAGGAGCGGTTGCGGGGCCACAGAGGCACTGCTATGTAAAACCcgttaaacttcgtaaagtagtgccacgcttggaagaatgccgcctcctcctcgcgcgctctggccgccGCTGCGTCGCTACGAGCCTAATAGAATCACGTCGGCTctcgcgccttgcttcagcgccatttttgctcgagaagcatcTACGGAGTGgcaaggagcgcatgttggcgccgttgctacgctcgagcaatgtaggtggcgccacggtcgaggaggaaaCGTGACAGAGAGGAGAAACTAGGAAGATTGAAGGCGGAGGAGAAGAGTGTCAATTCTTTACGAAGCTTAAGGGGTTTTACTGCTATCTCCACCGAGCGCCTGCTTTGAGGGTGCACCGAGTGACGCCAATCTTCGCCCTCATTCTCGTGCGGCCAAGTGAGGCACTTGATAAATTTCAAGTACGGCGTTCGGCTGTCTCGCAGCTTATGGTCAGTGCACAGCAGGGCGCTTCCATTTTTCTTCGTTTGCCGTGCTGCCGTAGTTCTTGGCACGGCGACGGACGGACGGCTTCCGCGCACGACTGGCAGGTTCGGACGGTTTCTGCAATGTGAGCTTAGTAACGCTTTCGCCTCAAACGAGAATGGAACATTAGACAGGGCGGGCGTTGACACCAACCAAGTGGTGGCTCTTCGCTTGTTACTCCTATGCACCAATGCCCTGCCATGGCATCTTTCGTTGAGAGCCTGCAGCCACGTGCGCTTTCCCTTAAAACGCCAGGCACGGAAGCGCGGCACACACGGGTGCGCAACGCACGTAAACATGAAGCCAAATCGGCCACTGCCAGGCataccatagagaaaggaatacaaaagcggacactcccataaaATCCAGCGGCCCAATTGACTGTAGAGCACCATGCCGTCggcgttaatacctgaaccacacttccggtttcggttttgtgcgcgcgcgttttgaatactaggtggtgcgcgtcacgccggctgcgccttttttttttccttctacagCTCAACTGCGGCTGGTCTGCGCGCTAAATCGTTTTATTATTAACTAAAATTGAtggcgaacgatctttacaagacTACATCGAATAtttgccacgtgcaatttcataaagacgcaagacgccttctgaaatgaggaaatgtttactttattctatataaatgctcgttgcggcCTTTCTGTGAATTCACCCAACGtggtggcaccaggtaagcagcagtagttccttTACGAAGCTCTAccggacgacgtcagctgaaaaaattcAATTACAAGCAActgtcattttggtattaacgTATACGAATAATGcatgtagaggcgaagcgtgcgaaagttgTCAATgggtggcattacaaacaaaagcagttcgctttATACACACgacgtagaaaatacccgactaatcccccccccccccctgccccaaacaataccgtacataccacaaaAACATtgtatttccaagcattcccctcttcccggaccttatttcctgcactttaatagcacgaatacACGGGCTGCTGCGCGTTTCCAGAACTTGGCTACAACTGACgtgatagtacgctacgaatacacagagctggccacaacacaggcttcTACCTAGACTaagctggacgctcgcagaattccttctactcgcagtcaagacaaatgcgtgggtgccgttcagaagacggCATTTTCGAGTAACTAGTTCCTGGCGTTTtggctccttggcgttatcttttgcgcgttctgccggcgcaagcaaaacaatcccgtgttatcactcttgacagTTGCTCGTTGCGTTTTCGACAAgtgtgagtaccgaaagaaggcttaaattatTGCGTGGCCATAACAATtttcacaaacttgtcgcagtatgattcagtacgcgccaaactttGTCACcccggccgagctgcttttcgctgcgtcacgacaggtgcggcgagcgtgcctcataagtaacaaaaaaaagcaccgaaaataattttcaacaatgttgggcgtcagagaaagcgccatgaGCTTGTCTTGTCAGATGCATTATAAAGCGCGAAATTTaactgcgcaccacggccgagctgctttttgctaaCCGCGTAACAGtgccaggcgcgcccactgcaCTCTAAAGGTACCCCAAAAAGCAACGAAATTGGTTACAATAATGTTGGtggtcagagaaagcaccaaaacttgtcgcactaagattcagtacacgcgaaacagtgtcacagcaccctgtgcgattAGCGTGtcccaaaactaccgaaataagttaaaatTGTACTgcggctcatagaaagcgtcgcaaacatctcccagtacgattcattaattcaaatGAACTGCGCCATGACGGccgcgctgtttttcgttaactgcgtcgcAAGTCTAGCGCAAGtgccgtgccgtaagcctaattgcttgaaatgcgtcgcagactgtcgaactaAATTTCTCACCCTGTTGTAGTCCAATAGTGACgcggtgccatgtcgaagttcagaaggaacgcaataattcgccgggaggccaccaaaccaggctaaatccaaaaatagaaaaacaggcagacgggcaaccgaacaggccaacgctcagatgcacGGCCGGTatctctcgcttcggcggtgtgtcgcAGCAATGGCGCATGCcactggctcgtcattcgccgattcgcctgtcgctagcaacggaagtaagccgcaacgTTTAGTTTTTTATACGCTGATATTTTTACTTTCGccgagaaagaataaaaaaaaacattttttgtaAATCTCATTTAACATTCTTTTTCTCGGCGCTCACGGCAGCAaacggtcggcgttaatactatagcgtgacgtatttcctgttgccactttccgccgagtgtcccctcttgttatATTTCCTTCTCTATGGGCATACGTTCCGTGCGCTCAGCCGAACGGCCGAACGCGACCTGGCGGGGGGACGACGGCAAGCAAGCGCTGACGGTTCGAACCCTCTTTCCAACTGACCACCAGCAACAAAACAGCCGCAtttgaaatttatcaagcgcgtGTCTTGGCTGCGCGAGAGTAATGGTGAAGATTGGCGTCACTCCGTGCACCCTCAAAGCAGGCGCCCTATATAAAATCCcttaaactttgttaagtagttccacgctttgaagaatgtcgcctcctcctcgcgcgctctggccgaggccaacgccgcgtcgctattggcctaatagcatcacgtgggccctcgcgccgtgcatcagcgccatttttgcccgagaagcgtctacggagtgccgaggagcgcatgttgtcttcgttgctacgctcgagcagtgtaggcggtgccacggtcgaggagggagcgtgaaagagaggagtgaaggcggaggaagagagtgtcgctacttcacGAAGTTCAAGGGGTTTTAGCCCGGTGGAGACAGCAGCGCCGCGGTTTGGCCCCGCCCAGCCGCTGCTGCGCCCGGAGCCTTGGGCCGCGTATTTTTGATTGCGATTGTACAGTCGCAATCAAAAATACGCAGCCCACGGCTCCGGGCGCAGGAGCGGCCGCGGGGCCACACCGCGGCGCTGCTATCGCCATCGGGCGCCTGCTTTGAGGGTGCACCGAGTGACGCCtatcttcgccctcactctcgtgcGACCAAGTCGTGCGCATGATAAACAGCCGAGcgccgcacttgaaatttatcaagcgccTGACTTGGCGTCACTCGGTGCACCCTCAAAGCAGGCGCCCGATGGCGATAGCAGCGCCGCGGTGGGGCCCCACAGCCGCTCCTGCGCCCGGAGCCGTGGGCCGCGTATTTTTGATTGCGACTGTACGTTAAAGACCATTATCAGTGCGACCTAACTTCAACCGGTCGTACCTACGAGGTTGTCAAAAAGCTATGATGAAAAATCCGCGAGAGTGATTGCTACGCAACTGACGAGACTTCAAAAGCTGCTGGCATGAGTTGAATCTCTTGTGAGTGAGTTTCGGAGTTTTGGTGTGAAAGCAGGCATGAAACGTGCTATCGTGGTGCTTGTTCGCTGTCTCCTCAAAGTGGACAAAAATCAAAAGAAAGGAAACTTGTTTGATATGAATATTCAGATTGAAAGTGACTGAAAAGGGATGGACCGGCGTTCCACGTGCAGCCAATTTATCGGACGATACTTCATACCATTTTGATTTGTTTTTAAGATTCGGTAAAAGAAGGCAATTTCCCTGTATATGAGGTGTACACGACTTCACCGAGGCCACTTAACTACATGAAGGTCGGGGATCTCCAAAGAAAAGGTTCAATAATTAATTATATGGGCTCCATTGGCGAATATTCTGAAAACTTTCTTTAGGCCCAAAATTCAACATATTTTTCCCCTGTGGAGACATGTTATCTCTGGATCCACAACCTTCCTCCTCCCCTCGTATGAAACTTCTGTGATAGTTTGGAACATTGTATGTGGACAGTTCTCAGAACTACATCAGTTTTCGCATACTTTGCAGTGAATCATTAACAGACTTAATTTCGTTGCTTGCTGGCTTCCTATGCCTGAAGTATTTTCGCATACTGACAGTTCTCAGCTGCTGCTTATGACATCACGAAATGCAGCGAATCTTTTCCGCTGTACAAGACAGTCACTAAAAATGTCTGAACATTATGCTGATACTTACTACAGGTAAAGAGGAAGCTAATGACGCTGATTGAAAGTTATGAAGAGGCTATCGGGACTCCCGATACATTTGATGTAAACGGAAGCCGTAATGTTACTTTAAATAGCGCATAAGGGGTCATTGCATTTGCTACGGGGACAACTTAGGGCACTGTGCGGGACATCAGAAATCACGCGCTTTCTTATATAAAGAAAGGAGATAACATTAGGAATGCTGAAGCTTTATATTGAGCTTTCGTTGTAGGAGGAGACTGGTAATTAAAGATCCTGCTTAAGAGCCTTGCTCCAACAAATTAGAAAATAGGCTGATTATAATTCTGATGATAGTATGCTTTAAGATGTTAGCATAAAGTAATGTGTGCGAGattaagagagaaaaagaaaatgacgcgTTTTGGCTGATACGCGAGCCCTCCTATTAAACTGCAAGTGAGTATAACAATCTTAAAATATTGTACAAGACTTGATATCATGAAGGATTTTTTGCACTctctttatgaaaaaaaaagtttaatactcGCTGGTGAACTTTAGAAGATAGTGAAAGCAAAAATCTTCACTCAGGACCAAACAGTG encodes:
- the LOC142590889 gene encoding ixochymostatin-like, with the translated sequence MRNLTTVFLFAMLAIVSLSLAAPKAAKDDYETTVDPKACPGWEVWQDCSGNDCRELSCEDPIHGGECKDCTSGCYCGEGYFRNPLGNCVNWDHCPRE